The Mixophyes fleayi isolate aMixFle1 chromosome 9, aMixFle1.hap1, whole genome shotgun sequence DNA window CCCCTGGAGAAGTCTCTCTTCGGCTTGCCAGGTGCCCTGCGTGACCATACCTTGCATGTGAGCATCCCAGACTATTGAACTGGCGTCTGTAGTAAGGACACACCAGTCTGGTATCGAGAGAGACACCTTGCTTTCTCAAGCCTCGGAGCTGCCACCAATCCAGGGACTGTCTTGCCAACCTTGAGAGGTTGATTTTGGAATCTAGAGACCCCACTGTACAATCTTGCCCATGGAAggattcctattgttgaggaaaacattcctagaaGACGAAGACACGTTTGTGCTGAAATTCGATGTTAAACCTGGGCTTGATGCGCCAGCGACTGGATTTTGTCCAACCTTTCCTGAGACAGACCTTGTCcgttcttgtatttatttgcactcctagaaacACTAGCTGTTGTGAGGGTATCAGATGGCTTTTTGATACACTGATTAACCAACCGTGCTGCTGCATGAACCAGATTACATGGGATTTAACCTGTAAGGCCGCTTCCTCTGACCCCACAACGCTACTGCTCTCTCCCCGAGTGCCGGTATGAGAACTATAAGGACTTTGGCTTTTCCATGTCTCCAAGAACATTTACCAAACGGAAGACAAGTAAATTGGAAGTGGCGTCCTTGAATGCAGAACCTCAGGAATTGCTGGTGAAGGATCgggatatgaaaatatgcatcctATAAGTCTATCGCCAtcagaaaatctcctgtttctactGCCTTGAGGATCGAGCTGATAGACTCAGTTCAAAAGTGTTTTGCTTGCACATAGCAATCGAGAGCTCGTAAATCTAGTTCCGTTCTGAAGGCACCTGATGCTTTCTGGACGAGGAACAGCTTGGAATAGAACCCCGTGTTTTCCTGATTTGTCTGCACCGCCACAATAGCCTTTGTTTCCAACATGCCTTTTAGGCTTTCCTCCAATGCTTGCCGTTCTAAGACAGACGTGGGACTTCTTGACTGAACAAATCTGTTTCCTTTTGACCAGGTATGAAATTCTATGGCAGATCCCCTGGTGACAATCTCCTGGACCTATTTGTCTTATTCAAAATGTCTGCAAAGCTTGATATCCTGCCGCCAACTGGagttagtggagactggatcTGCAGATAGTCATTGGGttctttgctgtccttgtttCCCCCTCTTTGACCTGAAGGGCCgaaaggactgtcttgccatattATCTTGGTGTCTGGAATACTGTCTCCCAGGCCTATAGGCACAGGCTTTTTTAAACTGTTGCTTTGGAGAATAAGCGAGGAACAGTCTCCCCCTTCTGTCTTGTGGTAGACGATTAGCACTACCACTTGCTAGCCTCTGCGTCAGATTATCCAGTTTCTCTCCAAACAAGAAACTACCTTCATATGGAAACGTTGTCAGACGGCTTTTGAATTGGTGATCTGCTGCCCATGGACGTAGCCAAAGCGCCCTTCTTGCTATAACTGCAGAGGCCATGTTCTTGGAAGAGAACACAATCGTATCCAACGAGGCTTtacacaagaaatcaatgcttttctgcataacTTCTGAAGACTTGGCaggacggtggctaagtggttagcacttctgcctcacagcactggggtcatgagttcaattcccaaccatggccttatctgtgtagagtttgtatgttctccccgtgtttgcgtgggtttcctcccacacgccaaaaacatactggtaggttaattggccgctacaaattaaccctagtctgtgtgtcgttctgtctctgtgtgtgtgttagggattttagactgtaagccccaatggggcagggactgatatgagtgagttctctgtacggcgctgcggaatcagtggcgctgtataaataaatggtaataataaaaaaaaaaaagactttagaAGGTACTATCTATTTATTCTATCTTCGATATCTGTATGCAGAGTGCTGGCTCACAACCTAAGGGCTCTAGTTACTGAAGCCATGGCTATCCCAGACTTTAGGGTTATTCCCGAGATGTGTAATTGCCTGAAGGAAGTCACCATCCTTCTATCCATGCCGTCTTTCAATAATCCCCCATAATCCCATGGGAGAGTGGTCGTTGAGGATAAGTCGGCTATGGCTGAATCCACCTTGGGTACAGAACAACATCTCAGCATATCTACATCCTGGAAAGGGTACATGCTGTTCAGTCTCCCCATGTTAGGATGACTCTTGTCTAAGGCTTGCTACTCCTTAGATATCAAGTCTTTTATCACCTTATGGGTATGGAACACTCTAGATTTCACTTGGTGTTCCAAAAACAGTGCATCCTGTGGTTTGACTGGAACTGTCGGATCCTCAATGACTAGAGATTTGTTAATATGCTTGAGTATAACATTCACGGTACccaaattaaacattctgggatcctctttcacctCAGCCTCACTATCCAACTCGGAATCCTACTCCTGAAAGGAACCGAGTGTTTCAGAGGATGGCCCTAGCCTCACGTCCTCCATCTATTGTGCTATTGGAGTCCTGCCCCTCTTTGCTCCCTGCTCTGGGGCCTGAAAATCCTGCATCGCTCTCACCATCCACGAAAAGAACTGTTTGAACGGTTCTGGGGGGCCAGGTGCTTCTATCGTTTCATGGGTACATGACACACAACGGATCAATGCAGTTTTTCGGCAATCGGCCATCACAAGCTGCAGACACCAGATTCTtaactttacattttcttttatcccTGCACAAGTACTGTAAACAATAGAACAAGAAGGTACTAAGTAAGCTATTCTGAAGCACACAAACACCCCCtctaagggcttaccttggggtgtccttcagcttttttggggcaggctcctggtccatagtgcactGTATCCAGATAGCTGCTAGGTCCTGAATTATACATCCATCTATAGAAAACAATGAGCCTCATATAATGGGCCTTAAGAAAGGTGCCTGCCCTGACATCATCAAAGTGTGTCCATAGCAGGGTAACAATTTCCACCCATCTTCCTCCTGACAGGTGGTATGGTAAACAGGAGTCAGCGCTGGCCGGCGATCCGTCCGGCGTACTGCGCGCGTGTCCTCTATCCTTGTGCGCACACCCATAGGCAGTACCTTCAGACTCCAAACAGCTCACGCCGAAGGGAACGAACCGGTCCTAGCACAGACCCGCTGAACTGTACACACAGCTAGCCTGAGGAGGAAAGCCTAAAAACTCAGGCAAGTCCTCTAgaataaaataacacaaaaaaaagcgcTACTCTGCACTAGCCTGTCATACACACGCTGAGACAGGAAGAagagacactgaggaagaggaggagctgccttatatggAGTTCAGGTGGGCCGAattttcctgtctacactaagctgatcagggtattaacccattgtaagggctgccatggagttggGAAAGGAAATATATATTCTGGTTTGACCACATTATATGCATTTTGCAATGGATTAAAGTGATTTTTGCACTTTGGTTACCTGCTTATTGATCACTTTTTGTGTATTTTCTTAGTTTTGAGCAGGGATTAGCAATAAACTCCGCTTTTGCGGCTGCGCTACATAAAAGTTATAGTGTAGCGCAGCCCAGTGCAGGAGTTTTTCCTTTTAACACAGTGTAGTTAGTAATTAAAACCAATACACGTACCAGAAGTTTCACTTAATAGCCATGAGAATTGGGTGGTTCAGTAGCACAAGATAAGGGCTTATCAAGATGTTCAGTCTCAAAACTCATCCCCAATCTCAGGTACAAGATCATCAACCCTGGAAATGATGTCAATCAGTTGACCTCAAGTATATAAAGGGATATATACAAAGGAAAATAGACTTTAATTAAGGAAGGTAGATTAAAGTCACAAGTTTTCTTAATGAACTCTGAAGCACTGATAGCAGAACTCACTGTTTGTAAAGATATTTATAGgagtgtataaatatattaacattacTTTAATTATATCATAATTATATTAAAACTTGTAAAACAGCACTATAAGGCTATACAGGAAACTTCGTAGGACAATAATAAAGTTGGACAATACACAAATCACATTTACCTCTGGATGACGGTTAGAAGCAGGTGCACAATAGCTGGAGGTAGAATCAGTCTCATTTGCATTGAGCCACTGTGTTTAACCTAAATATCACACTACAGACAGTTATTACCGACAGTATCATTTTCTATCCAGAGTATATTCAATCTGCTCCAGTCTCTCCAACCAGCTGGACCAGTCTTCCCAGTTACAATGTTACTATTAAACTTAAAAACAGATGACACCTTCAGTGCATTAACATGTGAGCGTTTAAATAGAACCTTCAGGTGCGCAATGTTCAACATAGTGTAAGCGCTCTACGCAGTCCTGTTAGTACTACAGCAACCAGCATGCCCTGCTTCTTTTCATAGTCACTGGCCACTTAATAATTACCTACAACACCTGACTTTGAATATTCAGCACTATTGAGTGCCGATATGGAAGATTACCAACAACTAACGATAGTCCAGTAAATATAAGCATCCCTAACTTGGAGGGTTACCTAGAAAGAGTGCTCATCGGCTGCTTGAGGTTGGACGGAGGatctacctgctcctgtgctgtttgcagTACTTTCCTCGGAATACTGTTGATCCTGTGCCTCATCCTCCATATTAGCATCCTTTACCCCTGGACACAACACACACATGCGCCGGGCAGATGTGTTGGTGTGCGTGCATCGTTTTATCTAAATACCTATTTCTTCTACCACATTTGCTACCAAAAGGTAGCAACAAGCTATCCATGGGTAGCCAGCCCTTCTCCTCGCCTTGCACCACCAACGGTGTGTTGCCGGGAAACTTCAATGGAAGCAACCCACAAAACACCGGTCCTCTCTCACATCAGATAGACAAGAAAAGACACAGGAAGTAGAGTCGCTGCATGTATAGTGTGCGTTTATAATTTCCTGTTTCTACATAAAGCTAGAAGGGACCAACCCGTTGTGAGGGCTGCCATGGAGAGGAAATATTATTTATACGACTGTATAAAATTCTGTTTTCCATAAAAATGTGGCCAAAGAGAACACTGTTCCAATAGATTTCATGTCTGGCATTTCATACCAGCAGATTAAGTTGTACAGCAATTCCCACTCATtaataaaagcaaacatttaGATTTTGGGGGGTATTTTTAGAGCAGGTTTACACATCCATGACCTTTACTACATGAAAACAAACCCtaatagggaaaaaaatatattttaaaagcaatatttGGAATCATTTTGAAAGAAACAATTTTCTCACGGCTAATTTTAATCTCAGATTGTTAGTTAGAAACGATAACATTTGCATCTGTACTTTTAATTTCTAGAGCACAAAACACAGGAGTCAGACTTAATaaaacaaagatttattctcaaaggttttttctcttttttttttacaaaacaaaagtaaagaaggtatgtgtggGAGAAGATATCCAAAATTCCCCAGGGAGATAATTAAGATATCCCAAGGTGATATCCACTCGGACAGAAGCAAAATATCCCTAAAGACTCGCTCATTCCTGAGAGCCTTCTACTGACATTCACAAAGGAGCGGACATTGCCAGGACATACCCTGAGGTCCTAGACCTAATGACTACTTACGAAGTAGAGTCCTGTGAACTCCCTCCTCTTATCACCCCTATCTCCCAATACCTTCTCTTTCCATATTGGTAACACTTGGCAGCTATTCTCTTAATATCCAGACAACACCACTCaagtacaccccccccccccccttcccaatggTCCCAGACACCTTCTCCTCAAATTTATTGTACAAAAGGAGTCAGTCGGAGAGAACAATCACTTCGTCCGGGTCACACTGTGTAGAGGCATGAGACTAAACAAGGGAAGACAAGAGGAAAAAgagaaagggaggagagaagagagaaagggcAGGGAGTGGATGAGAAGGCAAGAGGGAAAAGGGTGGGAGATAGGCAAGTGGGGAAAGGGGTAAGGAGAGGTCACACGGAAAATGGTAGTGGAAAGGGAAGGGGAGAAGGAAAAGGGAGTGTAagcaagaggaaaaaaaagtcagGGGAGGGAATGAATAAGGGAATACAcaagagggaatgggagagagagcAGGATGGAAGtgaaatacaaacaaaacagagaaagaggggaggagagaaaataAGCAACATTAGTTATTAGATACGGTTATTGTATTTTATAGTTATTTCAGCTACTAACCTTCTATATAAAGACAGCTATGCTGTTCCTCACCTTGTTAGCCTGTTCAGATGGTCTTGTTGGTGTTCCTGGTGGGCTACAGGTTCCTACCAGGTCCAGAGTTAGATTGTTATCACTGTCGGGATCAGAAGAGCTAGATAGAGATGTGTGTGAACTGCTGGAAGAGGGTAAAGACAATGTAAACATTAATACACCTGACACAAAGAAAAATGACGCTGAATAATTACTTAAAGAGTCAATGGATAATAAATATTTCCTTTAACTTTAGTAGAACAAACAAAGGCAGCTTCTATGCATTTATATGTAACCCTATTGTTTCCAAGCAGGGAAGAAAATCACGTGAGCCGACAGTACGGCCTATCCATTCACCAGCAACAGTCATTGTGTGGGCTCAGCCAATATTCATGAAGTTACCCATTCACTGGGAACCAGAGACATCGAGGTAGAAAGTTCTGAGTGAATGGAAAAGctgtatgattattggttcagccTATAAAggtgcctccactgtgtgcagtgtAACACTAACCCTGCAGATCCACCACTTGCACATAACAATTACATGTGTTACTGATTTAAAGAGCAATAGAGGGAGCATAAAAACCTTACTTAGCAACAGGGTCTATTATCCCGACAAAACATTGTTGTTATTGTGGGGTTTTTGTCCTTTTCATCTGTGTTTGACATCATTTCTACATAAGCGTTAGTACAATATTGACTGGGTGGGCTGCATACATCATAGAGGCCTTGATCACCTTCTCCTTAGGTCTCAAAATTTGGACCAAATAACATCTGGATGGGAATTTTATGATAAAGGGAATAAAGTGTATCCAATCCTGGCGAGGGAACTGAACCAGCGAATAAAGATGATTTCCAGGTACTTAACACCCTCCTCCCTGAGAGAAGCATGTACTCAGGACAAGATGACAGACACTACTAATTACACTTTGTTGAAGACCTCCGAGAAAAGAAAGAATGTTCTTCGAATCTCAATCCTGGCCACATTCTGGATGACTACGATAAGCACCATACTTAGATAACAGAACTACCGCTGACTTATCACTGATACTGGAGAACAATTAAATGCTTCTCTTCTGAACTACCTCCTACATAAATTGCCGATCGTAATTTAGTAACCAATAACAAGTGATGATAGTCAAAATACTAAGGTCTTGGGTCTGGAGGGAAACACTgtacattatttaaaaacaattcaTTATCCTCCAAATGATTTATAATGCAGTTTTCGAAGGGAAAGGTGAATTCCCATCAGATATACTTCAAACACAAATTATACATAGCTATTCCCCAAACCAGATAACAATTAAACCCAAAGTTTGTGTTGCAGACTGACGTCTCCTATTAATTCATCTATCAAGTGAGTTGCCAACATGTTGTCTTGCAGATTTCATTTGATATTATCACATTTCATCCAATTGAACCAAATGGGTTCTGTGCCAGGGAGGCAGAAAACTAACATTAGGCATTTATTAAACTTTCTTCATTATTTCAAAGCTCACAGGGTGCCCCTAGTCACCCTGTTTCCGGATGCTGAACAGGCATTTGAGAGGTTTGACTAGAGGCTGAAGATGTTTCACGAATGGGATAAGGAGCCCATATACAAGTGTGTTAAGATATACAATATGGATTATATTTGGATGGCGCTCCCTGGCAGGTATTGGCTGTGCCTTGAGGCTTTAGCTGTGCTGGATAGATCATGCCCCAGTAATCAAGGTAATTGGATTAATTTTATAGAATAGAGGGTAGCACTCTCTGAGGGTGACCTTGTCTTGTCCTTTGACTTCACTACCCAGAgctctcagcagcactgatcCATTGCGAACATTTCTGTATCTGAATTTTTAATTCAAGTGGTCTTGAGTCAGTGTGAAAATAGCTGGGAGTATACCTCAGCGGTGGTACAAGAGAATTGCATAGTTTGAATTAAACCTATACGACTAAAGTGATAAAGGTCTAACTTAGACTTTGGTCTTCTTACCGAATGTTACTATATTATATTACCAGGCAGAATATGGTAAGATAATAGTACTTCCCAAGATACTGTGTCTATTGAGAGCACAATATATAGAGGTCTCTCTTGATGACCGACACTTGAGTTGAACGGCCGGATTAGACATGACAACATCACAGGCAGATAAAGTTATCGTCAGGCTACATCTGCTATCCGTCCTGAGATGTCAGATCTTGGaattttgtatgtgttttacaCTCTACATATATATGTGGTGAGAAGAAAAAACCCAgaaaacaatggatttccagggTTGTACTGGCAATATAACTTTTCTTTGCTCTCACTTAATATAAAAGCTTTTTGGTTGGCACAACCTACCCTATAGTTGGGTAAAAATGGACGACTATATGGTGAAACCAATTTGTTAGAAGCAGTCTGTGGTTACCAGATAAGGATCAGGCCCAAAAGGCCTTAATCCCCTTCCTTACTACAATATCAAACTATAGGACTCTTTAAGGAACAGACAACTTCATTAGCCCTCCCACCACTAATACCTATTCTAGTCAGCCCCAGCTTTCTTCCAGGACAGGATCCCAATTCTTGGTCCTTAGGTTTGTCCCAAGGTGATACAAAGGAGAGTAGTTTTTAGCAGAATGGGACTATAATTATTTGGGCAATAAATAGTCATGATTTCATCAAGTCTCTCAATTTGTGCAAGGTTTACTGCAAGCTAAGGGAACAATACTCTGCCCTAGTTTGTAATGTGTCTCATGTTCCAGGCTAGATTGTGAACATTTTTTCATACATTGACATGTCAGACAAGTCAAGTGATGTAAGATCATGGAGAAGTAGGAGGAAAGGTTAAGCTGCTCTCTTGCGGAAGAGAAACAGATTGCAATGTAAGAAAACATGTATAAATGTTCTGTGATCATTATAATTATAAAACGTTTCAAACTCCTCCATAGTTAGCACATTTCTCCTATAAAGCTTAACTACCTATTTCAAACACACTGTTATTGGCGATGTGGGAGGGACTGGTAAACATgtttcaagagaaaaaaaaataccatctGGTACATAACATTAGAAAAATCAAAGTGTTCTGGGCTCCCATGAATTCTAAAGGTGGGATATTCTATCTGTCTCCGATCCATCTTATGACTGGAGAATCGTTCTATTTAACCATAAGCCAACACTTACAAAATATTCTACCGGGGAGTTATGACAACTATGGAGTCCTTAATTGAAGTCAGAAGGCTGATTCTCCATCTGGTACATAGGTCTTGCCTACATATGTACATCCATATACTTGGATTGTTTTGTCTAAGCTATAGGGGAAGTGAttaaaccagtggatcccaaactcttttcagttcaaggcacccttaggctctccataatattttcaaggcatCGGTAAGGCAAAATAGTTACTAAGTGGTCcgccaccttgcttaccactggccctggtcgaggcacccctgtgcaatcgccgaggcaccccagggagcttaGGCGCACAGTtggggaaccactggattaaccCGTTTCTTTCCCCACTACTATAGGCACAGAAAAACATCCATAAGAGTCTCCAGGTGGATCCAGCAGCCTGGATGGAATGTTTGTTGCAAGTTACTAAACTTTGATATATAGTCTATTTTCCTTTACAGTTTCAGCTCATGTTTGCTTTCATCGGACTGCTTGTAATGCACACAAAGTAACGGTTATGTTTTATGAGACCCATAAAATGAAAAGTACATACACTAACAATTCTGTTGCAATGTCTGTTGCAGTGTTGCAATgggcattgtcattttttttacatatacattcatGAATGATGCAAGACGATATTTCAAGTTGAATCAGTTAGAAACAATGTTGACATATCCCAGATTTCCCTTACAAACCATTCACCAACTTCACCCGTCCCTCGTCCAAATTGCCAAATACAAGAACTGTCCTCTATCTTACCAGTCTGTCTTCGCTCTCTTCGCCTGACCTTCAACCTGGTCACTCCCGTTGCACTTTGTAACCCCGTTCTCAGTCCATGAAGATGAGGGGATCTTTTTCCTCTTCCTGCACGGAGAACGCTCTTGCTTGATCAATCTAGGCTTGATGGAGTCTCTGTGTGCTGTCTTATGTTTGTTAAGTTTTGGGCTACTCTTTTGCATTTCTGTTGCCACGTCTACTCCATTGCTGTTGCCCAAAGGAGACCTGTCAGAGTCTGTGTTATTTTCACAAATGTTCTCGTCTAACGCGTCTATGCTGGTTTGCGTAATCTCGTCAGAGTGTTCCGTATCACTGCTGGAGGGTTCTTGATTTTTTGTGAATGAAGAATCAACTACAAGATCATCAATTACAGAAGTATCTACACAGACCGGCTCCTCACCAGTGGTAGTGCAACCTTCGCTTCTATGCACCTCTGTGTCTATACTTGTCCTACTATCTACACAAGGCTCTTCAGGATATACCCCTTCTAAACATTCTTTCCTGCTGACCTCTGAAGGCGAGGACTCCTCAATTTCAGCTACTGTCCTCGCATCACCACTTCCACCCTGTGAAGTATCGTCTGCTAAGTCTTCCCCGAATGGCTCAACGTCACCATCGTTTTTCTCTATTGATGAACAAATAGCTGGTAATAAATTGTTCTGCACATCTGCATGCTCCCCAGTGAGCTCTATCTTGCCAGCAGGCGATTTACACTCCAAAAGCACATTTCCATTCTCTATTGCGTTCTTCTCACTTCTCTCTGCCGTAACTTGTGCTAACCCACCACTTTCGTGCTCCACCTCCGTGTACTCCTCAACGCTTGTCTCACCAGAGGTGATGCTCTGATTCACACAGTCTTCCTGTTCGACACTGTGCTCATTCTCTATCTCGGCTGTAGTTGGGGTGTCATCACAATGCACCAGGAGACCAGGAGAGTCGGAAGGTAGGGCTTCCCCTTCCGACTCAATGGACGTATTCTGGGATTCTTTATCATGGGACAGAAGCGTAGAAGCTGGAGAGGATTCCTGTTCCATTGCTTCTTCTTCTACCTCCTGAATAATGTCTTCTTCTCCATAATCTatatcatcttcctcttctttaTCGCTGTCTTCCTCTCCAGCTGAAGAAAAGACCTGTGGATCAGACGCTATGTCCATGTTTTGATCGGCCTCGTTTTCTTGGTCACCGGGACTTTCTTCTGGATAGAAGAGGGAAGAACACAATATATGTGTTACATGTCTAAAAAATGATTTATGGTTTTACATCACTAGTAAACTACGTTCCATTTGGCAGGTCCTGGGACTTGGACTGTTTATACGCCAATTTGATTTTGCTCAGCTAAAGACTGTAAACCATGTACAAACTTTTGAAATGGTAAAAGAGACAGATCACTGCCTTCCTGTATAAATGGACTATGACAGCAAATTTATAGACACAGATATATGGCAAGGTTGTGACATTTTGAATGGAACACAATGTACTCATTGGCTTCCTCAAAGTTTTGTGGTGTACCAATCCGTTTCCCTCCTCACCTTCCTCGTCTTCTCCCCCCTCACCATCTTCAATTTGCTGCGACTGCTTCAGTTCCTCCTCAATATCGGTGTCTGAGTCGTCTgactcttcctcctcttcctctgataCCTGTTCTGGAGATGGCGTCTGTCTACTTCTTTGGGACACCTGCGATGGTTAAGAGGAGACATTGCTGCAACTGGGACTAAACAGGACTAAGCACCTGTAACCATCATGTGATACAAAAAGGATGAAACACCAtagaaaatattttgtatataacTGTATGTTAATGTTTAACatataatgaaaaatagtttGAACATAAGTCGCTATTGTAGGAGCTTTTGTTGTAGCCGAAGCAAAGAAGAAAAATGTCAGATATAGCTGAACAATACAAAAAGAAGCCAGGAttataaagaaatgtatttaattaactTGCAGGCTGTCGTGTACCAGTCAATAAGTTAAAGCTGCCTTAAGAaatcaatttaaataaaaggGTTGAGGCACCTTGTCGTCCTTGGAGGTGCTGGGCATCTCACTTTCCTTTTTCCTCTTTGTCTCCTCCACCTCCCCGTCATCCTGTAGCTCTGCATATTTTTTGATGATGTCATCTAGACGAGCAGTCGCCACTTTTCGATTGTCACGCAGATTACGTGCTAGAGATGAGTCCTGAAGAGCAGGGTCGTTCACTGAAAGATTAAACGTGTGCTACAAGTTAATCCGACAGCTAAAAGTCATTGCTGAATCAATTCACTTTATCCTAATTACACAATTCATCAGAAGGTTACTGAATACAGTGGATACATCAGCAACTTCATTCCACAACACAACAATTGTGTATACAGCTTTCCCAGAAGTGGCATAAGAGAGGCCTGGAAAAAACACATTCACAGCTGTATAATAGTAATGGAGTATATATGTAAGATTGATGCACTCGAATGGAAGAATACTACCCTCAAAACGTTCTAAAAGAAACATTTCACTATTTACAGGAGAACAAGCTCACACCGTTTGTTTCAACTATAGCAGCATTAATATTAAAGTGTACCCATTACCTAGACACAATGACCTTGTGCCTTTGTAATGCCACCAGTTCCTTGTAAACAAAGTTTGTTGACTTCCCATGAATATTAGTTCAACCCATTTATCGTCTGCCACCATGGTGCGTGGTGGCAATAGGTACGCTTTAAAAGAGAAAtacttttaaaatgcaaaaagaaaCAGGGTCTTTTCAAAACCAGGCTTTAGAGAAGTTCTGATCCTAGGGATTCAACAGGGAAGCATTTTTACTCAGTCTCCCTGTTACACTAGCACGCACAATTTCCCAGTGTTttgatataataaattaatattattgttgcTCATGCGACACATTCGGATCAATATTAACTTTCCGTTTCTTTACTCTCAAAACAGGTGATGGTGTGGCATCCCATTTTCCACATTGTAATAGTTCTGCAGCTGTGAGTTTCAAGagtcattttaactttttttttttttccaatgtatatacttgtggctggatcacgtaaaAATATTGCAGATATTTATTTCAATCACGTAATGTATATCAATGCAAATGTACTGAGTTttgatattgtgttgtatttttatcTTGGAAATGTAGCGATATTCCATGTTAGAAGAAATTTGTTTTCTGTAATTTTTCTAAAGGAAGtcccccatgctaattaggcctttttATTGTGACCAGTttagtctgaatgcacagcagaaTGTTGTTACCTTTATCCTGTCTTGCTACAAAGATAGGCAAACTACATAAATAACGCAAGCAGCAAGTAATTTAGAAAATCACAGTGATATAAATATTGTTAAAGTTTAAATTGCATTATCTCAAGTCTAGAGaacattgcatcctgatgctaaatatctgaTGCAAAATCTCCGACTTGTGGTGCCAGGTAGGAAGGGGGCttggttaccccctgccaacatgtgttggcagggggtaaccaaGCCCAC harbors:
- the DAXX gene encoding death domain-associated protein 6 isoform X2, which encodes MADADEIIVLDDDDDDEEPPHTSEAKASPGKTPPQSNGKNEDSKNNKKGVIQSAENKKLFEEFGEYCSKLTSDNPEVITFLQTRYTKANPSYLSSVEFRNTLGRCLTRVQNKRTKVFVYINELCTALKANSQKRKVSLHIPAPAQPALEEAQCVNDKEEEIKEKPERKRGSKRQIRYLENLLRIYSQEIQKLQEKEMSVEDLEDEDSSYIQESRLKRKLLRIFDKLCELKDCPSLTGRVIEQRIQYRGTRYPEVNRRLEKFINISRDIFPDYGDVLREVERANEKHNLGLSRKLMQGLAQDAFRELGNKLQDRRHLDMVYNFGSHLTDSFKNVNDPALQDSSLARNLRDNRKVATARLDDIIKKYAELQDDGEVEETKRKKESEMPSTSKDDKVSQRSRQTPSPEQVSEEEEEESDDSDTDIEEELKQSQQIEDGEGGEDEEESPGDQENEADQNMDIASDPQVFSSAGEEDSDKEEEDDIDYGEEDIIQEVEEEAMEQESSPASTLLSHDKESQNTSIESEGEALPSDSPGLLVHCDDTPTTAEIENEHSVEQEDCVNQSITSGETSVEEYTEVEHESGGLAQVTAERSEKNAIENGNVLLECKSPAGKIELTGEHADVQNNLLPAICSSIEKNDGDVEPFGEDLADDTSQGGSGDARTVAEIEESSPSEVSRKECLEGVYPEEPCVDSRTSIDTEVHRSEGCTTTGEEPVCVDTSVIDDLVVDSSFTKNQEPSSSDTEHSDEITQTSIDALDENICENNTDSDRSPLGNSNGVDVATEMQKSSPKLNKHKTAHRDSIKPRLIKQERSPCRKRKKIPSSSWTENGVTKCNGSDQVEGQAKRAKTDCSSHTSLSSSSDPDSDNNLTLDLVGTCSPPGTPTRPSEQANKSHASTQCDPDEVIVLSD
- the DAXX gene encoding death domain-associated protein 6 isoform X3; this translates as MADADEIIVLDDDDDDEEPPHTSEAKASPGKTPPQSNGKNEDSKNNKKGVIQSAENKKLFEEFGEYCSKLTSDNPEVITFLQTRYTKANPSYLSSVEFRNTLGRCLTRVQNKRTKVFVYINELCTALKANSQKRKVSLHIPAPAQPALEEAQCVNDKEEEIKEKPERKRGSKRQIRYLENLLRIYSQEIQKLQEKEMSVEDLEDEDSSYIQESRLKRKLLRIFDKLCELKDCPSLTGRVIEQRIQYRGTRYPEVNRRLEKFINISRDIFPDYGDVLREVERANEKHNLGLSRKLMQGLAQDAFRELGNKLQDRRHLDMVYNFGSHLTDSFKNVNDPALQDSSLARNLRDNRKVATARLDDIIKKYAELQDDGEVEETKRKKESEMPSTSKDDKVSQRSRQTPSPEQVSEEEEEESDDSDTDIEEELKQSQQIEDGEGGEDEEEESPGDQENEADQNMDIASDPQVFSSAGEEDSDKEEEDDIDYGEEDIIQEVEEEAMEQESSPASTLLSHDKESQNTSIESEGEALPSDSPGLLVHCDDTPTTAEIENEHSVEQEDCVNQSITSGETSVEEYTEVEHESGGLAQVTAERSEKNAIENGNVLLECKSPAGKIELTGEHADVQNNLLPAICSSIEKNDGDVEPFGEDLADDTSQGGSGDARTVAEIEESSPSEVSRKECLEGVYPEEPCVDSRTSIDTEVHRSEGCTTTGEEPVCVDTSVIDDLVVDSSFTKNQEPSSSDTEHSDEITQTSIDALDENICENNTDSDRSPLGNSNGVDVATEMQKSSPKLNKHKTAHRDSIKPRLIKQERSPCRKRKKIPSSSWTENGVTKCNGSDQVEGQAKRAKTDCSHTSLSSSSDPDSDNNLTLDLVGTCSPPGTPTRPSEQANKSHASTQCDPDEVIVLSD